One stretch of Chitinophaga pendula DNA includes these proteins:
- a CDS encoding IPT/TIG domain-containing protein, with protein sequence MKHYLYILLSCLLLATACKRNKQDEMNVPLAVRSFWPNSGNAGTIVTFKGTGFSRTANENEISFNGTPANVVDVNDTSLIVLAPSGGNTGEITVKVNGKQATAGLYTYQQLSIKGASPLNGPAGTNVSIRGSGFNSISSPATVYVNGITALVTSMSDSLLVVAVPIDAGSGAIKVKVEGREVNGPDFRFQKISRIKPLRGGKGTQVKISGQGFDAAVATNFIDFNGKPGRVISATETELVVATPDEVATGPLSVTINGQRTVGPIFTVIPPPVLTAVTPLSSPVGATVTLTGKNFSPETDENDILFNGIKATVKSASDNQLTVLVPAGAGSANMHINVNGQTTEGPLFKEQQLGVISLLPDNGLEGTEVKISGLGFSTTPANNIVTFNGVAVTVLNATETTLTVKAPAGVTTGTLDVKVGNLSATGPLFRRAGVMTLAGGTSGTSFNDPAGLVVDAQGYLYTGDNNQIKKVSPTGIITHFAGSLAGNKGNLDGKGAAALFNNPRSLVMDAQENIYLIDGDFQRTFVRKVTKDGSVVTIYDVAGSMPAGLAVSASGRIYVTKLYQGIFRLEDNRSLTRLGNGVHTIEYPMAIDGAGNIYYTGGDYYNPFMMKLTTDGNYILHAGSMTETGFVDGDKATARLFGPASVIYDAANNNFLVTDASAQALRMIGADGSIKTITGAGGTMQPFKPGYVDGTLDAAYFRNPTHLCIDRKGDIYILDKGNKAIRKVFLK encoded by the coding sequence GCAGGTACGATCGTAACATTCAAAGGTACCGGCTTCAGCAGGACAGCGAACGAAAATGAGATCAGCTTTAACGGTACCCCTGCCAATGTAGTCGATGTAAATGATACCAGCCTCATCGTACTCGCCCCTTCCGGTGGTAATACCGGCGAAATCACCGTTAAAGTGAATGGCAAACAGGCAACCGCTGGATTATATACCTATCAGCAACTGAGTATTAAAGGCGCCAGCCCGCTGAATGGCCCCGCAGGTACCAACGTGTCTATCAGGGGTAGCGGCTTCAATAGCATCTCCTCACCGGCAACTGTATACGTAAATGGTATAACAGCATTGGTCACCAGTATGAGCGATAGCCTGCTCGTAGTAGCTGTACCGATAGATGCCGGTAGCGGCGCCATTAAAGTAAAAGTAGAAGGCAGGGAGGTAAATGGCCCAGATTTCCGCTTCCAGAAGATCAGCCGTATTAAACCGCTACGTGGTGGCAAAGGCACACAGGTAAAGATCAGTGGCCAGGGATTTGATGCCGCCGTAGCCACTAACTTCATCGACTTTAATGGTAAACCGGGCAGAGTGATCAGCGCCACCGAAACCGAACTGGTAGTCGCCACACCGGATGAGGTAGCCACCGGCCCACTCAGTGTCACCATCAACGGACAACGTACCGTAGGCCCCATATTCACCGTAATACCACCACCGGTGTTAACAGCCGTAACGCCCCTAAGCAGCCCCGTAGGCGCTACCGTTACACTCACAGGTAAAAACTTCAGCCCCGAAACAGACGAAAACGATATCCTCTTCAATGGCATAAAAGCAACCGTTAAATCCGCCAGCGATAACCAGCTAACGGTACTCGTACCTGCCGGAGCCGGTAGCGCCAACATGCACATTAACGTAAATGGTCAAACGACGGAAGGCCCGCTGTTCAAAGAACAACAACTAGGGGTAATATCCCTCCTGCCCGATAACGGCCTGGAAGGTACAGAAGTGAAAATATCGGGTCTTGGCTTCAGTACCACTCCGGCCAACAACATCGTCACTTTCAATGGTGTCGCTGTTACCGTATTGAATGCAACCGAAACTACCCTGACCGTTAAAGCGCCCGCTGGCGTCACCACCGGCACCCTGGATGTAAAAGTGGGTAACCTCAGCGCCACCGGCCCCTTGTTCAGAAGGGCAGGCGTAATGACACTGGCCGGCGGTACCAGCGGCACCTCCTTCAATGATCCCGCCGGACTCGTAGTCGATGCACAGGGATACCTCTATACAGGAGACAACAACCAAATCAAAAAAGTATCGCCCACAGGCATCATCACCCACTTCGCCGGTAGCCTCGCAGGTAATAAAGGAAACCTCGACGGAAAAGGCGCCGCCGCGCTATTCAATAACCCGCGCTCCCTCGTAATGGACGCCCAGGAGAATATCTATCTCATCGACGGCGACTTCCAACGTACTTTCGTCCGCAAGGTGACAAAGGATGGGAGCGTAGTGACGATCTACGATGTAGCGGGTAGCATGCCGGCAGGACTGGCAGTATCCGCGTCAGGAAGGATTTATGTGACAAAGTTATACCAGGGTATATTCCGGCTGGAAGACAACCGTAGCCTCACGCGCTTGGGCAACGGCGTACATACTATAGAATATCCAATGGCCATAGACGGCGCTGGTAATATTTACTATACCGGTGGCGATTATTACAACCCCTTCATGATGAAACTGACGACCGATGGCAACTACATACTGCACGCAGGAAGTATGACCGAAACAGGATTCGTAGATGGAGATAAAGCAACCGCAAGATTATTCGGACCCGCCAGCGTAATCTATGATGCCGCCAATAATAACTTCCTGGTCACAGATGCCAGCGCACAGGCGCTACGCATGATAGGCGCCGATGGTAGTATAAAAACCATCACCGGCGCTGGCGGCACCATGCAGCCCTTCAAACCAGGATACGTCGATGGTACACTCGATGCCGCCTATTTCCGTAACCCGACCCATCTTTGTATAGACAGAAAAGGAGATATCTATATATTGGATAAAGGCAACAAAGCAATCCGCAAAGTATTCTTAAAGTAA
- a CDS encoding TetR/AcrR family transcriptional regulator, giving the protein MKKASDPKTRILETAGELFYKQGYHATGINQVIQEAEVARASLYLHFPSKEALLIAFLEKRHTYWFERLHNYIATAKSPRQQLLAAFDFLQAMNEEEDYRGCAFLNILSEMNSQDQEALSLIRSHKQDLRDFLANLMEGTSPSAKKQVYLLFEAAIVESQLFHDAWPITEAKKAVKEII; this is encoded by the coding sequence ATGAAGAAAGCTAGTGACCCAAAGACACGGATACTGGAAACTGCCGGAGAACTGTTCTACAAACAAGGATACCATGCCACCGGTATTAACCAGGTGATACAGGAAGCAGAGGTGGCCAGGGCCAGCCTCTACCTGCATTTTCCTTCCAAAGAAGCACTGCTGATCGCCTTCCTCGAAAAACGCCATACCTACTGGTTCGAACGCCTCCATAATTACATCGCCACTGCCAAAAGCCCGCGCCAACAACTGCTGGCAGCTTTCGATTTCTTGCAGGCCATGAACGAAGAAGAAGACTACCGCGGCTGCGCCTTCCTCAACATCCTCTCCGAAATGAATAGCCAGGACCAGGAAGCCCTCTCCCTCATACGTTCACATAAACAAGACCTTCGGGACTTCCTCGCTAACCTCATGGAAGGAACTTCCCCTTCCGCAAAAAAACAGGTATACCTGCTCTTCGAAGCAGCGATCGTAGAAAGTCAGCTCTTCCATGATGCCTGGCCCATCACAGAAGCAAAAAAAGCCGTAAAAGAGATCATATAA
- a CDS encoding nuclear transport factor 2 family protein, which translates to MQKRLPLPPFTYQSALQKVQLAEDAWNSKDPERVSLVYTPDTEWRNRDQFINGRDQVVTFLCRKWEKELDYKLKKELWSYTDNRIAVRFEYEWHNAEGQWFRSYGNEMWEFNEDGYMQRRFASINDVAIEEKDRKFI; encoded by the coding sequence ATGCAAAAACGATTGCCGCTTCCTCCATTCACCTACCAAAGCGCTTTACAGAAAGTACAACTGGCAGAAGATGCCTGGAATAGTAAAGACCCTGAACGGGTATCCCTGGTATATACCCCTGACACAGAATGGCGTAACCGCGATCAGTTCATCAACGGACGTGACCAGGTTGTCACATTCCTATGTCGCAAATGGGAGAAAGAACTGGACTATAAACTCAAAAAGGAACTGTGGAGTTATACAGACAACCGCATCGCCGTACGATTCGAATATGAATGGCACAATGCCGAAGGACAATGGTTCCGCTCTTATGGCAACGAAATGTGGGAGTTCAACGAAGATGGGTATATGCAGCGCCGCTTCGCATCTATCAATGATGTCGCTATCGAAGAGAAAGATCGTAAGTTCATCTGA
- a CDS encoding putative LPS assembly protein LptD, translating to MFIIHVVNVCYRQVQQLGFLLPALSGVAILIVSTAAAPRARSNSHFPADTLPVKDTVPPGDSIAYKLSNSKLDAPVHYKAKDSMVLVVPEKRIHLYGKANTQYKEMKLDAGHITYEQRSGIMEASPANDTAGKKTELPVMNQTGQSFESDTLRYHLGSQRAKIYRTRAQYGEAFVMSRESKRQQDGDIFGFGNAFTTCNLDTPHFQFRARKIKVIPDKLIISGAANLEIEGIPTPLFIPFAIFPITHGQRSGILPPEFVTSQQKGVGLENGGYYLGMGEHFDLTVRGSVYSYGSWSLTASPTYRQRYQYNGGLTINMANTLVGGDPKIAAEFTRSRDFRVTWNHTMDGKARPGINFGAQVNFGTSSYNRFNVTDYAGHVNNTMNSSINFSKTWQGKPFNLTMSMNHSQVTTTRDVNITFPDGSFTVNTLYPFQPREMTGVTKWYHKIGLSYNAQFRNRVDFKDSLFLKPGMFDRWQAGVQHSIPLSFSIPVFKNFTFTPGISYNEYWYTRKTTLKWNPDKVVNADSIGGIDTSAVVGFYTAREVSFSVSVTTTIDGRYTFRKGSRIKAIRHLVRPSISANYKPDLAAVYYQNVQYNKSGATQRISYFPNSVIGVPSEGTFGGINFQIDNNLEMKVASKKDTSGRREKKIKILDGFGITGGYNLMADSFKLGTFGIYARSTLFDKLNISANGTIDPYVVDAQGIRQDRYVWQAGQLSLGRLTNASVSLSTSFQSNDGKSKKKEAEIDQAASTQPTDAAYAAQQQQLQRMRNNPGEYADFDIAWRLDISYSLTYSKQINALAGGLVYSFVQYLSFNGDMNITPKWKLGVTSGIDFIKKQIAYTTMYITRDLHDFNLAINLVPYGFVRQFSISITAKSGLLRDLRINRTRQFYDL from the coding sequence TTGTTTATCATTCATGTTGTAAATGTCTGTTACAGACAGGTGCAGCAACTGGGTTTTCTATTGCCGGCACTTTCCGGTGTTGCCATCCTTATTGTATCGACGGCAGCAGCTCCTCGTGCGCGTTCAAACAGTCATTTTCCGGCAGATACGTTGCCGGTGAAAGATACTGTTCCACCAGGCGATAGCATTGCTTATAAGTTGTCTAACAGTAAACTCGACGCGCCTGTTCACTATAAGGCGAAAGACTCTATGGTGCTGGTGGTACCGGAGAAACGTATCCATCTTTACGGTAAGGCGAATACGCAATACAAAGAGATGAAGCTGGATGCGGGCCATATCACTTACGAGCAGCGATCGGGTATTATGGAAGCCTCCCCGGCCAACGATACGGCAGGTAAAAAAACGGAGTTGCCGGTCATGAACCAGACCGGGCAAAGTTTTGAATCGGATACTTTGCGCTATCATCTGGGATCGCAACGGGCCAAGATATACCGTACGCGTGCGCAGTATGGGGAGGCCTTCGTGATGAGCCGGGAATCGAAACGGCAGCAGGACGGCGACATCTTTGGTTTCGGTAATGCATTCACTACCTGTAACCTGGATACTCCTCATTTCCAGTTCCGTGCCCGTAAGATCAAGGTGATCCCTGATAAGCTGATCATTTCGGGAGCGGCGAACCTGGAGATAGAAGGTATCCCTACTCCACTTTTCATTCCATTTGCCATCTTCCCTATTACCCATGGTCAGCGATCGGGTATTTTACCACCGGAGTTCGTAACCAGTCAGCAGAAAGGGGTTGGGTTAGAAAACGGAGGGTACTACCTGGGGATGGGCGAACACTTTGATCTAACAGTACGCGGCTCTGTATATTCTTATGGCAGCTGGAGCCTAACGGCCAGTCCGACCTACCGGCAACGCTACCAATATAACGGCGGCCTTACGATCAACATGGCGAACACGCTGGTGGGAGGCGACCCTAAGATCGCTGCGGAGTTCACACGATCCCGGGATTTCCGGGTGACGTGGAACCATACGATGGACGGTAAAGCCCGGCCCGGGATTAATTTTGGCGCGCAGGTCAACTTTGGCACCTCCAGTTATAACCGATTCAATGTGACGGACTATGCCGGTCATGTGAACAATACAATGAACTCTTCCATCAACTTTTCCAAGACCTGGCAGGGCAAACCATTTAACCTGACGATGAGCATGAATCACAGTCAGGTGACTACTACGCGGGATGTAAACATCACTTTTCCGGACGGATCGTTTACGGTGAATACACTTTATCCATTTCAACCTAGGGAGATGACCGGTGTTACGAAATGGTATCATAAGATCGGTTTGTCTTACAATGCACAATTCCGTAACCGGGTGGATTTCAAAGACAGTCTATTCCTGAAACCCGGTATGTTTGACCGTTGGCAGGCGGGTGTGCAACATAGTATTCCGCTCTCCTTCTCCATCCCGGTATTCAAAAACTTCACTTTCACGCCCGGCATCAGTTACAATGAATATTGGTATACCCGTAAGACCACGTTGAAGTGGAATCCTGATAAGGTAGTCAATGCGGACTCTATAGGCGGTATTGATACCAGCGCTGTTGTTGGTTTCTATACTGCGCGGGAGGTTAGTTTCAGTGTTTCCGTTACGACGACGATCGACGGCCGTTATACTTTCCGGAAGGGCTCCCGTATAAAGGCGATCCGGCACTTGGTAAGGCCCAGCATCAGTGCTAACTATAAACCTGACCTGGCAGCCGTCTATTATCAAAATGTACAGTACAACAAAAGCGGCGCCACGCAGCGTATCTCTTATTTTCCCAACTCGGTGATAGGCGTACCATCAGAAGGAACGTTCGGCGGTATTAACTTCCAGATAGATAATAACCTGGAGATGAAGGTGGCCTCTAAAAAAGACACCAGCGGACGTAGGGAGAAAAAGATCAAGATATTAGATGGATTTGGTATCACGGGCGGCTACAACCTGATGGCTGACTCATTCAAGTTGGGTACGTTCGGTATTTATGCACGTAGCACTTTATTCGATAAATTGAATATTTCGGCCAACGGTACGATAGATCCATATGTAGTGGATGCACAAGGTATCCGGCAGGACCGGTATGTATGGCAGGCAGGGCAACTAAGCCTGGGCAGGCTCACGAATGCATCGGTATCGTTGAGTACTTCTTTCCAATCCAACGATGGCAAGAGTAAGAAAAAGGAGGCCGAGATCGATCAGGCGGCCAGTACACAGCCGACAGATGCGGCGTATGCTGCACAGCAGCAGCAACTGCAACGGATGCGTAATAATCCCGGCGAGTATGCGGACTTTGATATTGCCTGGCGGTTAGATATATCGTATAGTCTGACCTACAGTAAACAGATCAATGCGCTGGCCGGCGGACTGGTCTACAGTTTTGTGCAGTATCTCAGTTTCAACGGAGATATGAACATTACGCCGAAATGGAAGCTGGGGGTGACCAGTGGGATTGATTTCATTAAGAAACAGATCGCTTATACGACTATGTATATCACCCGTGACCTGCATGATTTCAACCTGGCTATTAACCTTGTTCCCTACGGGTTTGTCCGTCAATTCAGTATTTCTATCACGGCTAAGTCAGGTTTACTCCGTGATCTACGTATTAACAGGACCCGCCAGTTCTATGACCTGTAA
- a CDS encoding YceI family protein produces the protein MKKGLYLLLATFLLCSAAFAWMKVQEWSIGDDYAVKFSGKYADGGFKTLKGNIVFDEHELAGAKFDVTIDVASINTGMGLKNKHARGEKWFDAEKYPVIHFTANGATKTASGYETSGTLDLHGVKKPLTIPFTFTRNGANGVFNGTFKVNRGEFGIGESKGNDSDFTTLQVTVPVAPKQ, from the coding sequence ATGAAGAAGGGTCTTTACCTGTTATTGGCTACCTTTTTATTATGCTCTGCTGCATTTGCCTGGATGAAAGTGCAGGAATGGTCTATTGGAGATGATTATGCGGTGAAGTTTTCCGGCAAATATGCGGACGGTGGTTTCAAGACGCTGAAAGGCAATATTGTCTTTGACGAGCATGAACTGGCGGGCGCTAAATTTGACGTTACCATAGATGTGGCTTCTATTAATACGGGGATGGGGTTGAAGAACAAACATGCCCGTGGTGAGAAATGGTTTGATGCTGAGAAATATCCTGTTATACATTTTACTGCCAACGGTGCTACCAAGACGGCCAGTGGTTATGAGACCAGCGGTACGTTGGATCTTCACGGTGTAAAAAAGCCATTGACGATTCCTTTTACCTTCACCCGGAATGGTGCCAATGGTGTATTCAACGGTACTTTTAAAGTAAACCGCGGAGAATTTGGTATTGGAGAATCCAAAGGCAATGACTCTGACTTTACGACGCTGCAGGTGACGGTACCTGTTGCGCCCAAGCAATAA
- a CDS encoding SRPBCC family protein — MANIEHINYIKAPAAKVYETLTTQKGLAEVWTRKLIVQPTVDFVCSFDFNDNYATRMKVRDLRPNEYIRWECVFSDEEWIGTEIVFELTENKGTTALVLKQLHWKAVTEFYRYCNYNWAMFLYSLKSYCEEGKGMPFQERKF; from the coding sequence ATGGCGAACATCGAGCATATCAATTACATCAAAGCCCCGGCAGCTAAAGTGTATGAAACACTGACCACCCAGAAAGGACTGGCAGAAGTTTGGACCCGCAAACTCATCGTACAGCCAACCGTCGACTTCGTTTGTTCTTTCGACTTTAACGATAACTATGCCACCCGCATGAAAGTGCGCGACCTCCGTCCCAATGAATACATCCGCTGGGAATGCGTCTTCTCCGATGAAGAATGGATCGGCACCGAGATCGTATTCGAACTGACAGAGAATAAAGGTACCACCGCCCTCGTCCTCAAACAGCTTCACTGGAAAGCCGTCACCGAATTCTACCGTTATTGCAACTACAACTGGGCCATGTTCCTCTACAGCCTGAAGTCTTACTGCGAAGAAGGCAAAGGAATGCCCTTTCAGGAACGTAAGTTCTGA
- a CDS encoding SDR family NAD(P)-dependent oxidoreductase, whose amino-acid sequence MAQQKVWFVTGASKGLGLSLVKKLLAAGEKVAATSRNAAALISAAGGEQPNLLALETELGNLASVEKAIRTTNDTFGRLDVIVNNAGYGIGGTVEELTEQEIRDNYEVNVFGTINVIKAASPYLRAQRSGHVINIASIAGFAAATGWAIYASSKFAIMGLSEVLAEDLKSFGVKVTVVAPGAFRTAFLSADSLTMTSNPIADYSAVRTSHEKYAKMDGQQAGDPDKAADVFIELAALKEPPVRLFLGTDAYNRAKQKIELLDSELETWKDLTTKTDY is encoded by the coding sequence ATGGCACAGCAAAAAGTATGGTTTGTAACAGGAGCCTCCAAAGGATTAGGCTTGTCATTAGTAAAGAAATTACTGGCTGCCGGCGAAAAGGTAGCCGCTACCTCCCGTAATGCCGCCGCTTTGATCAGCGCAGCAGGAGGAGAGCAACCCAACCTGCTGGCACTGGAAACGGAACTGGGCAACCTCGCCAGCGTAGAGAAAGCGATCCGCACCACCAACGACACCTTCGGACGCCTGGATGTGATCGTGAATAACGCCGGTTACGGCATAGGCGGTACCGTAGAAGAGTTGACAGAACAGGAGATCAGGGACAACTATGAAGTGAATGTGTTCGGTACCATCAATGTGATCAAAGCCGCCTCACCCTATCTGCGCGCACAACGCTCCGGTCATGTGATCAATATCGCCTCCATCGCCGGATTTGCAGCAGCCACCGGATGGGCGATATATGCCTCCAGCAAATTTGCCATCATGGGCCTCTCCGAAGTACTCGCAGAAGACCTGAAATCTTTCGGTGTCAAAGTAACAGTGGTCGCTCCCGGCGCTTTCCGCACAGCATTCCTCTCCGCAGACTCGCTGACCATGACCAGCAATCCTATCGCTGATTATTCCGCAGTGAGAACCTCTCACGAAAAATATGCGAAAATGGATGGCCAACAGGCCGGAGATCCCGATAAAGCAGCAGACGTATTCATCGAATTGGCAGCACTCAAAGAACCACCAGTAAGGCTTTTCCTGGGAACAGACGCCTATAACAGGGCTAAGCAGAAAATAGAACTACTCGACTCGGAACTGGAAACATGGAAGGATTTAACAACGAAGACTGATTACTAA
- a CDS encoding CocE/NonD family hydrolase, which translates to MPQNYLVRTWLIVIVLISTQACKTSSADSRMSYSSGFQVLRAIDTSRTYKPNASSDDYLRHRLVDIDIWYPAQLAPTDQPLRFHNLLGLLEFRANYYTNTNTATGITNRIAKSLCEGFACSDSARLLSLETNTYDQPTPAIGKFPVILYLASYNGMAYENYQLFERLSSQGFVVVSISSIGRYPGDMTMKKADMMEQVNDAMFALRHLPGKLYLDLTKIGILGYSWGSMAAASLASRIPGISCIVDWDGSTFHHYGANPAEDADFDSIRNGAFHNLKITIPYLRMESTKVDTTQRYKAVYNFLEKVKGPHFVLGIDAAAHEDFSSLPSATRQSGNCTSDSVYQTISTLTISYFEDHLEGKHSFDTQLKKQQHSLHQR; encoded by the coding sequence ATGCCTCAGAACTACCTGGTTCGTACATGGCTGATCGTAATAGTGTTGATCAGCACACAAGCTTGTAAGACCTCCTCTGCAGACAGCCGGATGTCATATTCTTCGGGTTTCCAGGTATTGAGAGCGATCGATACTTCGAGAACGTATAAACCCAATGCCTCATCAGATGACTACCTGCGTCATCGGCTGGTAGATATCGATATCTGGTATCCCGCCCAACTGGCGCCTACTGACCAACCACTACGTTTCCATAACCTGCTCGGCCTACTGGAATTCCGGGCTAACTATTACACCAATACGAACACGGCAACAGGAATAACCAATAGGATCGCAAAATCCCTGTGTGAGGGTTTTGCATGCAGCGACTCCGCCCGGCTACTATCACTGGAAACCAACACCTACGATCAACCTACACCGGCTATCGGCAAGTTCCCGGTCATATTATATCTCGCCAGCTACAACGGCATGGCATATGAAAATTATCAGTTGTTCGAACGCCTGTCCAGTCAGGGCTTTGTAGTAGTGTCGATCAGCTCTATCGGCAGGTATCCTGGAGATATGACCATGAAAAAAGCAGATATGATGGAACAAGTCAACGATGCCATGTTTGCACTCCGGCACCTACCCGGCAAACTATACCTTGACCTGACCAAAATAGGCATATTAGGCTATAGCTGGGGCTCCATGGCCGCCGCTTCCCTCGCCAGCCGCATACCAGGCATCTCTTGTATAGTAGACTGGGATGGTTCCACCTTTCACCATTATGGCGCCAACCCCGCCGAAGACGCCGATTTCGATAGCATTCGCAACGGCGCCTTCCACAACCTGAAAATAACCATCCCATACCTGCGAATGGAAAGTACCAAAGTAGATACCACGCAACGCTACAAGGCAGTGTATAACTTCCTGGAAAAAGTCAAAGGCCCCCACTTCGTACTAGGCATTGACGCCGCCGCTCATGAGGACTTCAGCAGCCTGCCCTCCGCTACCCGCCAGTCCGGTAATTGTACCAGCGATAGTGTCTACCAGACAATTTCAACATTGACGATCAGCTATTTCGAAGACCACCTGGAAGGTAAACACTCCTTCGATACCCAACTGAAAAAACAGCAACATAGCCTGCACCAGCGATAG
- a CDS encoding AAA family ATPase, producing MVHLSKGLIQLTYRRASIPDLNQHPFNLPVLKTLDSLNFHPKVTYFSGENGMGKSTLIEAIAVAYGFNPEGGSMNFNFTTRASHSALHEFITLAKGKRHKDGFFLRSESFFNLATNIEELDKDGMGARVIDSYGGVSLHEQSHGESFWALFMNRFGGNGLYILDEPEAALSPKRQMAMLTRMHQLIEEGSQFIIATHSPIVMAYPDATIYEITEGGIKQTGYTETENYRISHHFMNNHEKMVDILLDGE from the coding sequence GTGGTACACCTCAGCAAAGGACTCATTCAATTAACTTACCGTAGGGCCAGCATCCCTGATCTGAATCAGCATCCTTTCAACTTACCGGTGTTGAAAACGCTGGACAGTCTCAACTTCCACCCGAAAGTGACTTACTTTTCCGGCGAGAACGGTATGGGCAAGTCTACGTTGATTGAAGCGATCGCGGTAGCATATGGATTCAATCCGGAAGGTGGGTCGATGAATTTTAACTTTACCACCAGAGCCTCGCATTCGGCATTACATGAGTTTATTACGCTGGCAAAAGGCAAGCGGCATAAAGATGGCTTCTTTCTGAGAAGTGAAAGCTTTTTTAATCTGGCGACTAATATTGAGGAGTTGGATAAGGACGGAATGGGAGCGAGGGTGATAGACAGTTATGGTGGAGTGTCATTGCATGAACAATCGCATGGGGAATCTTTCTGGGCGTTGTTTATGAACCGTTTTGGTGGGAATGGCTTGTATATCCTGGATGAGCCGGAGGCAGCGCTGTCGCCTAAGCGGCAGATGGCAATGTTGACCAGGATGCATCAGTTGATAGAAGAGGGCTCGCAGTTTATCATTGCGACCCATTCGCCTATTGTGATGGCGTATCCCGATGCTACTATTTATGAAATTACAGAAGGTGGAATAAAGCAGACTGGCTACACAGAAACAGAAAACTATCGCATCTCTCACCACTTTATGAACAACCACGAAAAAATGGTGGATATCTTATTGGACGGAGAATAA